ATATCCCGTAAAATACGAACGGAACAGTAAAGATAAGGTGGTTCGTGCCAAATTTTTCGATTGTCCCGGCGTCCATGGCATATAGAGCGTATGAGATTATCACAGAAGCGGAGATAATGCCGATCATCCGGTCTAAAAAACGCGCGTTATATTTTGCCGGGACGCTCTTATGATCTTTGGCAAGGCCAAGATCATGCCGCCTTTTGTTAAACGCGAGGAAGAGCGCCAGGAGCACCGTGCAGATGACGATCCAACCGGAGAGCTCTATACCGTTCGCGGCGCCTCCGGCAAGCACCCTCAAATAGTAGAATGCCCCGACGCAGAAGACGTCTATTATAACGACGTTTTTCAAGGCGGCCGTATAAGCCATGTTCAACATAAGATAAACGGAGACTGTGATCCCCGGGTAGAGCCCCAGCGCAAACGATATGGGGAGCCCCAAAAGAAGCAATACGCCCGCGGCTAGGCAGGATTCCCGGACCGATATCCTGCCGGAAACAAGCGGCCTCTTAGATTTTTCCGGATGCCCCCTGTCTTCGTCCATATCCATTATGTCGTTTAAAAGGTATACGGCGCTGGAGACCAGGCAAAAAGAGACGAATATAAGGGCGGTCCTTGCGAGGGAGGATGGGTCCGTCAGCCGGCGGCCGAAAAGGACGGGTAGAAATATGAATATGTTCTTAAGCCATTGATACGGCCGCATGGCGAGGAACAGGTATTTCATTTGGATTTTTTTCGCTGGTGGTGTTTCCAGTATTCGATTATACCGGGCAAAATTGAAAGGAATATTATTACGAATATCGTTATGGTGAAGTTGTCCTTGACGATGGGCATATTGC
This portion of the Candidatus Omnitrophota bacterium genome encodes:
- a CDS encoding decaprenyl-phosphate phosphoribosyltransferase; this translates as MKYLFLAMRPYQWLKNIFIFLPVLFGRRLTDPSSLARTALIFVSFCLVSSAVYLLNDIMDMDEDRGHPEKSKRPLVSGRISVRESCLAAGVLLLLGLPISFALGLYPGITVSVYLMLNMAYTAALKNVVIIDVFCVGAFYYLRVLAGGAANGIELSGWIVICTVLLALFLAFNKRRHDLGLAKDHKSVPAKYNARFLDRMIGIISASVIISYALYAMDAGTIEKFGTNHLIFTVPFVFYGIFRYLYLVDVKNAGGDPSRVLIYDSKMQINIILWIVVCVAVVYFKI